One region of Wyeomyia smithii strain HCP4-BCI-WySm-NY-G18 chromosome 3, ASM2978416v1, whole genome shotgun sequence genomic DNA includes:
- the LOC129726560 gene encoding UDP-galactose transporter senju, with protein sequence MTNLRINWGELFPSKKSILIFISYMSLFVGQGILVTASQRADNSYSYNTVLVVLLTEVLKLVISTALYCRENSLKSLIVKIIEESEVLLLYFVPAFLYCLYNNLAFVNLSTFDPTTYYLLLQLRVVVTGVLFQIIFKKYLSRKQWFSLVLLTLGCMLKQWNFSFGSSDLPGQDNAAGNAADSHIDNTRDTFHGKNITGFTLSFSAVLILLQTVCSCLAGVYNEYLLKRKGSDINIYVQNVFMYVDSIVCNLLILMFRGELTAVVTSEHLTEVFRFEVLVIMINNAAIGIITSFFLKYMNSILKTFASALELMFTAILCYLLFSIPIYLNTALAILVVSYAIYLYSLNPVVNLANKTSSNSSGGHHPKSKDESRKALINNEQDDIELQMEEV encoded by the exons ATGACAAATCTTAGAATAAATTGGGGAGAATTATTCCCTAGCAAAAAAAGTATCCTTATCTTCATTAGTTACATGTCATTGTTTGTTGGCCAAG GAATTCTCGTTACGGCTTCTCAGCGTGCTGATAACAGCTACAGTTACAACACAGTGCTTGTTGTTTTGCTTACGGAAGTTCTTAAGTTAGTCATTTCAACTGCACTATACTGCCGAGA AAACTCGTTAAAATCCTTGATCGTCAAAATCATCGAAGAAAGTGAAGTGCTATTACTATATTTTGTTCCTGCTTTTCTCTACTGTTTGTACAACAATCTTGCCTTTGTGAATCTGTCAACGTTTGACCCGACAACATACTACTTGTTGCTGCAGTTGCGGGTCGTCGTTACTGGAGTTTTATTCCAG atcatttttaaaaaatatttaagtcGAAAACAATGGTTTTCGTTAGTCCTGCTCACGCTTGGTTGTATGTTAAAGCAATGGAACTTCTCGTTTGGTTCCTCGGATTTACCGGGTCAAGATAATGCTGCCGGAAATGCTGCAGATTCACATATCGACAACACTAGGGACACTTTCCATGGGAAAAATATTACCGGTTTTACTCTCAGCTTTAGTGCTGTACTGATTCTGCTACAGACAGTTTGTTCCTGTTTGGCCGGTGTTTATAATGAGTATTTACTCAAACGAAAGGGCTCGGACATCAACATCTACGTACAAAATGTATTCATGTATGTCGACTCAATCGTGTGCAACTTACTGATATTGATGTTCCGCGGAGAATTAACGGCTGTGGTAACTAGTGAGCACCTCACCGAGGTCTTCCGTTTCGAAGTACTGGTTATCATGATTAACAACGCAGCGATAGGAATTATAACCAGCTTCTTTCTAAAGTACATGAATTCAATACTGAAAACTTTTGCCAGCGCACTCGAGTTGATGTTTACAGCAATTTTGTGTTACTTGCTGTTTTCGATACCTATCTACTTGAATACAGCTCTCGCGATCTTGGTGGTTTCGTACGCCATTTATCTGTACTCGCTAAACCCAGTGGTAAATCTTGCCAACAAGACCAGTTCGAATAGCAGTGGGGGACACCATCCAAAATCCAAAGACGAGAGTCGGAAAGCTCTTATCAACAACGAACAGGACGACATCGAGTTACAAATGGAAGAAGTCTAG
- the LOC129726558 gene encoding uncharacterized protein LOC129726558: protein MDERIFWSLLKSEVHVKQIYRNWQQSYRDDTTAGILDVLQLVIDLTGYEYQFTSEDLKNNNLLDLVRKKIVKTSFEDKAIFENAVFLNGLNMLFKLMIVQDRKELLENNIWLNKTVRLLMAFCESNDDKCKMVAGYLSSTILVLVSVVQEYVLQDNKNIQLEEDSEKLHEAVKRERYISKLIKLLVNNVEAGCRYNKTLPLIAESYCEFLETHLVFTQDGSMLEMLTKFLQHQHCKMFSIVANCLKNLLNSDEPNSEVEKIIVKFFLQSLGKRFVQSMISFKSCQRVAMEVIAAVQRQNCGRAIFDNEMTEKVRQYMFSDDEVVRSHAIDFHVSICCTPNDVDNKNGDILLGILRLYGRYNHTSISLKELITDLWKLDFFDDWGLLFNILSTECTRNDNLFMITSVVLVISQCHKLMLSDLEHALDPGSKNADFSHLRKMAKAFLLDYPHALQESMQHKQAFIALLQPANSACHTVLQQCNITHDDYYDSLFTVLSTVLKVATSFEVLQKSMMTIRSYWGIIVDIEEMWIDILNGIVEEFVSTRMRFNSRNIGQDCILTNKYVTCMTRLTAFLELDYELHAHASVIKKILVNDFRLLDKMNLNNSQTSMFYRLYKCVIYVIVKELPAGTDSGFGDSFANQTCSGQRLKKRMQELLRALVIQLNSFDETLDTCLHVFTSLCDMLLLSQIDVVELHQIDFRVEVIVLEKMAKYLLNYLFSKEYDWQEDPAAKHKLIMKNYINLYTLHKSLPRITDTHYIVANFAVDTPLEEQLKQLMKALHGSDPVQFGEVICLAAFQLLFAYRSESSVKQFFKKLQSFFLTELLVDNKEECCNLVANIVEKILNHMMNVMNEEDCVRMATRMLKLMETLLPYVPIEDRLSLEHLLLRHPDFEHFGEEDRKAVKRFVKQLKK from the exons ATGGACGAGAGAATTTTCTGGAGTTTGTTGAAAAGCGAAGTGCACGTAAAG CAAATTTATCGAAATTGGCAGCAAAGCTATCGAGATGATACTACAGCTGGAATATTAGACGTTCTGCAGTTAGTGATTGATTTGACTGGTTACGAATACCAGTTTACCTCAGAAgatttgaaaaataacaatttgtTGGATCTTGTACGAAAGAAGATCGTCAAAACG AGTTTTGAAGATAAAGCTATTTTCGAGAATGCTGTGTTTCTAAACGGTCTGAATATGTTGTTCAAACTCATGATAGTTCAGGATCGAAAGGAACTGTTAGAGAACAACATTTGGCTCAATAAAACCGTCCGGCTCCTCATGGCATTCTGCGAGTCCAATGATGACAAATGCAAAATGGTAGCAGGCTACCTAAGTTCTACGATATTAGTTCTGGTTTCTGTTGTACAAGAGTATGTGCTACAGGATAATAAAAACATCCAGTTAGAGGAAGATTCCGAAAAACTTCACGAAGCAGTAAAGCGCGAAAGATACATCTCAAAACTTATTAAACTACTGGTTAATAACGTTGAGGCTGGTTGCCGATATAACAAAACGCTTCCATTGATAGCAGAGTCATACTGTGAATTTCTCGAAACACATTTAGTGTTCACGCAGGACGGTAGCATGCTGGAAATGCTCACAAAGTTTCTGCAGCATCAACACTGCAAAATGTTCTCCATAGTGGCTAATtgtctcaaaaacttgctcaatTCCGATGAACCTAATTCAGAGGTAGAAAAAATAATCGTTAAATTTTTCTTGCAATCTTTGGGAAAACGCTTTGTTCAATCTATGATAAGTTTCAAATCGTGCCAAAGAGTGGCCATGGAGGTTATCGCTGCTGTGCAAAG ACAAAACTGTGGCCGTGCTATATTTGATAACGAAATGACCGAAAAGGTTAGACAGTACATGTTTAGCGATGATGAGGTTGTTCGAAGTCATGCAATCGATTTCCACGTCAGTATTTGTTGTACCCCAAATGATGTTGACAACAAAAATGGTGATATTTTACTCGGTATATTGAGATTATACGGACGCTACAATCACACGTCAATTTCCCTGAAAGAGTTGATAACCGATCTATGGAAGTTGGATTTTTTCGATGATTGGGGGCTACTTTTTAATATACTTAGTACTGAATGCACTCGCAATGATAACCTTTTTATGATTACATCCGTAGTACTTGTTATATCGCAATGCCATAAGCTGATGCTAAGTGACCTTGAACATGCTTTGGATCCAGGTTccaaaaacgcagatttttcacATCTACGGAAAATGGCAAAAGCTTTCTTGCTTGATTACCCTCACGCTTTGCAGGAATCCATGCAACATAAACAAGCATTCATTGCATTGTTGCAGCCGGCTAACTCAGCGTGTCATACTGTGTTGCAGCAATGTAATATTACTCACGATGACTACTACGATTCATTATTTACGGTGCTGTCCACTGTGCTAAAAGTTGCAACTAGCTTTGAAGTGCTACAGAAAAGTATGATGACCATACGCAGCTATTGGGGTATTATAGTGGATATAGAGGAAATGTGGATCGATATTTTGAATGGAATTGTAGAAGAATTTGTAAGCACAAGAATGCGATTTAACAGCAGAAACATT GGTCAAGATTGCATTCTCACCAATAAGTACGTAACGTGTATGACCCGACTTACCGCTTTTCTCGAGTTGGATTACGAACTGCATGCACATGCATCAGTTATTAAGAAAATATTGGTGAACGATTTTAGGCTGCTGGATAAAATGAATTTGAATAACAGCCAGACCAGCATGTTTTATCGTTTGTACAAATGCGTCATCTACGTCATTGTAAAAGAATTGCCAGCTGGTACTGACAGCGGTTTCGGGGACTCTTTCGCCAATCAAACGTGCAGCGGCCAGCGTTTGAAGAAACGCATGCAGGAGCTGTTGCGCGCTTTGGTTATACAACTTAACAGTTTCGATGAAACGCTTGATACCTGCTTGCACGTATTTACTAGCCTCTGCGACATGCTTCTATTAAGCCAAATCGATGTTGTCGAACTACATCAAATTGATTTCAGAGTTGAAGTAATCGTACTGGAAAAAATGGCAAAGTATTTACTTAATTATCTGTTCTCCAAAGAATATG ATTGGCAAGAGGATCCAGCTGCTAAACACAAGCTGATAATGAAAAACTATATCAATCTGTACACACTTCACAAATCATTGCCCCGCATCACGGATACGCACTACATTGTGGCAAATTTTGCAGTCGATACACCTTTGGAGGAACAGCTAAAGCAACTGATGAAAGCCCTGCACGGAAGTGACCCGGTCCAGTTTGGTGAAGTAATTTGCTTGGCTGCATTCCAGTTACTGTTTGCCTATCGTTCCGAGTCTAGTGTCAAG CAATTCTTCAAAAAGCTACAATCATTCTTTCTGACCGAATTATTGGTTGACAATAAGGAGGAATGCTGTAACCTAGTGGCCAACATAGTGGAGAAGATATTAAATCACATGATGAATGTGATGAACGAAGAAGACTGCGTACGAATGGCTACGCGTATGCTCAAGCTGATGGAAACTTTATTACCGTATGTTCCGATTGAAGACCGATTGTCATT AGAACATTTGCTGCTCCGGCATCCGGATTTCGAGCACTTTGGCGAGGAAGATCGTAAAGCGGTCAAACGATTCGTAAAGCAATTAAAGAAATGA
- the LOC129726559 gene encoding tubulin beta chain-like, which yields MREIVHIQAGQCGNQIGAKFWEVISDEHGIDATGAYCGDSDLQLERINVYYNEATGGKYVPRAVLVDLEPGTMDSVRAGPFGQLFRPDNFVFGQSGAGNNWAKGHYTEGAELVDSVLDVVRKESEGCDCLQGFQLTHSLGGGTGSGMGTLLISKIREEYPDRIMNTFSVVPSPKVSDTVVEPYNATLSVHQLVENTDESYCIDNEALYDICFRTLKLTTPTYGDLNHLVSATMSGVTTCLRFPGQLNADLRKLAVNMVPFPRLHFFMTGFAPLTSRGSQQYRALTVPELTQQMFDAKNMMAACDPRHGRYLTVAAIFRGRMSMKEVDEQMLNVQSKNSSYFVEWIPNNVKTAVCDIPPRGLKMSSTFIGNSTAIQEIFKRIAEQFTAMFRRKAFLHWYTGEGMDEMEFTEAESNMNDLVSEYQQYQEATADEEGEFDEEEEGAED from the exons ATGCGTGAAATAGTTCATATACAAGCTGGCCAATGTGGCAACCAGATTGGCGCCAAATTCTGGGAGGTTATCTCGGACGAGCACGGAATCGACGCGACTGGTGCCTATTGCGGGGACAGTGATTTACAACTTGAACGTATTAATGTTTACTACAACGAAGCTACGGGAGGGAAATACGTCCCACGGGCAGTTCTGGTCGATTTGGAGCCGGGAACAATGGACTCCGTAAGAGCTGGTCCGTTTGGGCAATTGTTCCGACCGGATAATTTTGTTTTTGGACAGTCCGGAGCCGGAAATAACTGGGCCAAAGGACATTACACAGAGGGTGCTGAGTTGGTAGATTCAGTGTTGGATGTTGTTCGTAAGGAATCGGAAGGTTGCGATTGTCTACAAGGTTTTCAGCTTACTCACTCGCTTGGCGGGGGTACTGGTtcag gcATGGGAACACTGTTGATTTCTAAAATACGAGAGGAATATCCAGACCGTATTATGAACACTTTCTCCGTCGTCCCTTCACCTAAGGTGTCCGACACTGTCGTTGAGCCGTACAACGCAACACTAAGCGTACATCAGCTGGTAGAGAACACCGATGAGTCTTACTGCATTGATAACGAAGCTTTGTACGACATCTGCTTCCGAACACTAAAGCTTACCACACCAACGTACGGCGATTTGAATCATCTAGTTTCAGCTACCATGTCGGGTGTTACCACGTGCCTTCGTTTTCCGGGTCAATTGAATGCAGATTTGCGGAAGCTAGCAGTAAACATGGTTCCTTTTCCACGATTGCACTTTTTTATGACCGGTTTCGCACCGTTGACTTCGCGAGGATCCCAACAGTATCGAGCACTTACTGTTCCTGAGCTTACACAGCAAATGTTTGATGCTAAAAATATGATGGCGGCTTGTGATCCGCGGCATGGCCGATATCTCACCGTTGCAGCGATTTTCCGAGGACGCATGTCGATGAAAGAAGTGGACGAACAAATGTTGAATGTTCAAAGTAAAAACAGTAGTTACTTTGTCGAATGGATCCCAAACAACGTCAAAACGGCGGTTTGCGATATTCCACCACGTGGCCTGAAAATGTCGTCAACGTTCATCGGAAATTCTACTGCGATTCAGGAGATTTTCAAACGAATTGCCGAGCAGTTTACGGCCATGTTTCGAAGGAAAGCTTTCCTGCACTGGTACACAGGTGAAGGTATGGATGAGATGGAATTTACGGAAGCGGAAAGCAATATGAATGACTTGGTTTCCGAATACCAGCAATACCAGGAAGCAACCGCCGACGAAGAAGGTGAATTCGATGAGGAAGAAGAAGGAGCCGAAGACTGA